The DNA sequence TAAGGATGCATGAAACTTGGTATGAATGCTCTATTTTGTAGTCCAAAGTCCTCAAATATACTTGGGAAAAACAGACATCCCTGTAACCCTTTACTGAtagaagataattttttttacctCTTTAGTAAATAGGGCTTCTAATTCTTGCTCATCCAGGAAACCATCATTATTGACATCTACaaaaagaagttttaaaaatataaatagaaaGTCATACAAGTAACAGATCTCCAGGAGTTAAGTAAGGATCAGTGTACACACTTAACAAGAAGCTGGTTACAGAGGTTGTTCCTACTGTTGAGGTTTTTAGCAGGCAGTGGCTGGAGTGTCACTTTTGGTTGGTTGGACAAGTCTGCAGCAATCTCTCCACTTCTTAGATTAACAAACTGAAATAGGTCACCACAGGATTGCGCAGACTGCAACTGCCAAAAATTATTGCTGAGAACAAGTTGTCCCCATTTAACCACTAAATTTGTAATTACACTCAGGAGCAAGCACCAAGATTCTGCAGAAAACTTTACCTGGCAGTATGATCCTTAAAAACTTAAAGAATTACATCAAAATCTATATAAACATGCAGCACTTGAGACATGTGTAAGATGACTTTTCATGACAAATGCAGAGAGGAGAATACTTGATAATTAATGATCCTTCTTTTATTCTACATTGTGCTCTGAATACTCTTACACTAcctctgaaatgaaaatatccACTTCAAAACAATTACACAAAAATACTGGGTAATAATTTGAAGTTTTCTATATTCTAAGCTCTAAGGCAACAGGTGATTTCAGCTGTTTCTGTTTTGGTAGGTTTTGCACAAAGAAGTTACcaaaaaaatttcagaaagctATTTTTCAAAATCTCCTTCTAGAAAGAAAAGATTTAGGAACTACAACTAGATGATCATTAAggacccaaaccattctataatAATACATGCTTATTCTAAGTTATAAACTGAGATAAAAGTTTAGGCTCAAACTAGAACACTTTATCTGAATTATCATCTTTGAGATTAGTCAAATTCTGTGTATTGTTCAACCCTTTACAGCCTAGTGCCAGGCAGGATCTATGTAGGGGCACTTTATGATGAAGCATTTAAGAATATCAGATCAAAGTTGTAAAGCAAGGTGTTCACTGAGAGGCATCCTTATCACTGCTACTGCTTGCTGTTTCTAGCTGTCCATTCCTCAGAAATCTAGGGGCAGGATTAGAGGGGTTTTGTTTTATCAAGGGAATATTGCAATTTCTGAAGAGCCTTGGCCCTTCTATGACCACTCCACAGATTAGGGGCGTCTGGTACTTATGTGCAGAGATGATGAGAAAGCAGGTTTTGCCCCTACACAAATCTCTGAGGATTTATTCCCAGTACCTACCTACCTTTGTGCAAGCAAAGTTATAGATATGGACAGGCCTCTAACTACCCATACTTCCCCAAGGAATCCCTACTGTATTTTGCCTGTATGATTTTAGGAGCAGTTCAACAAAACTCtgaatgtttttaaattttaaactgCATTTAAAACATTGCATGAAATTTACAAACAGtaacaaatattttctcctCTGTACTATTCAGATTCACCTAAGTTGCTTGAGGTGTAAGACTTCATCCTAACATAAGACAAACTTGTCCTCAGCAGAATGTAACAAAGTCACTTCACTTGTTCATGAAATTAAAACTAAACCTCTTACCGTGCaatttgaaaaatgttttggGGTCAAATTCATTAGGATCTAGTCCATCTGCTTCTTCCCACACCTCTTTCAGTTGATCTTTGCTTCCCTATAGATTGGTTACAAAGAAAAACTATTCAAAAGACAATTTAGTGTAATTGCCCTGCATTACCTTTGCATTATGGTTCCTCTGAAAGGCTTGCTTTATGGAATCGGTggcattttccttccttcccttttgtTCAAGTCTAATACTTTCATTACACAGAAAGgcccagggaaagagggagtGTAAAGGAAATGCATATTCTCTGGAAAGGAGCACCTGTAATGATCAGTTATGGCCAGAGAGCCCCATCCAGAAACAAAAGCTGAAGCGAGCTGAATTATTTTGCCTTTCCTAGAGCAAATGCACTGTGATGCAGTTCCTTGCAGGCCAGGCATAGCATGCAGGCAGCCCTACAGTTTTGAATACTGCTCTGGCTTCCTCCTTATGAATTTCAGTGTCTATGTAAGAATTCTGGCAGCAAATAACACATCTGTACAGAAAGAATGGGGGTTTATACAGCGGGATTTGTCATGCTCTCAGCAGTGTGCCCATGTCAGTAAGAGGAGGCAAATGATGAGAACAAACAAACTACACCCTTCTGTGTATGAGCTTTTTCTCTCTGGAAAGGAGACCTCAAAACTCAGTCAAGTAAGAACAGGCCTTACAGGATGGTGAACTTTAGGGTGATCTCCATGCTTTTTCTTCATCTCCTCAAATTTGgattcttccttcttcctcttttcttcatCCAGTGTTTTTAAATACTCTCTCCTCTCGTGTTCTTTCATCATCTCATATTTCTTAAACTCCTCATGGCGAGTCTTATCATAGTTTTCCAGGTCACTTGTAGCCTAAAAATAGGGATACATGCAGACAGATGATTATGTAACATAATCTGACATTAAAACCACTGTATTGTTCAGATCTGTGGGCAAGGCTGGCCATGCTGCCATTCAGGGCAGTCTGGCTGGGGCTTCCTTTCAAATGACAGTGATGCAGAAACATCTCTCCAGCCTTGGTTATTTTCACAGGAGTTAATTTCTAATGGCTCATCTTTTGGACAGTTTTCGCAATTACATGGTGCTGTAAGAAAGCTTCAAGGTGTCCTTTCTCATCAGGAAGTAATAAATGAACTCAAGTTAATCAAGTCCTACACTAACAGTACCATTAATTCCTTGATCATTTCAGAATAAGAACATTTGTAGTTTATCCTACAGTTTAATGACACAAGTGCCTTCATTAATAATTGGACTTAAGTTTGCAGCAGCTTAATAGAGATTAAattaaaaagccccaaacaatTAAATAGAGAGAAGGGGTATGAGAGGAGAATTTCTGACAAGTTCTTGTATAGAGTTTAAAGTTGTGTCATTTTCATACAGAACAAAGTATGAAAGGATGTTTTGGTAGTGCTTTTCAAAGTAACATGTTTACACCTGATACTGtccattatttacattttacttTTCAGATTCACTGtatgttttaaaaaacaattcCAAAGCTAAGACCCCCTTAAGTACCCATTACACCCTGTCAGTACCTTGGCTGAGAAATGAGAAgacaaaacaataaaatatgTAATAAAAACTAACTGCCCTGTTAAGGGTATGCTTCTCCAAGCCAACCAGAATTTTCCCAGAAGTGATGTTCAGAAATGTTTGGAAAAATTGTAATATCTctataaaaaataattctataGAAAATGGAGATAAAATCTTCCATGGGTAAAAAAAACTACACAGAAATTATCATTCCATTTATTTTGAAAGTATTAAAAACTATTCAAATTCTCATGTCAGACATGCAGTGCTCTCTAAAGTATATCTGAGACATTTTTCCCTCTGGAAAGTCTATTTTTCTCTAGCAGTTGAAAAAAGCCATGTCCTGTTTAGCTTAACTGCATCCCTTGAATAAACCTTACACACCTGTGACTGATACTGAATCTGCTGACCAGACACTGAATGACATGCCCAGTATAAGCAACTTCTAACATTGCTCTCTCAAATTCCACTCAGCTGTGGTTTTGCAGCTTGATGTGTACACAGGAGATCCCAAAATTCATATGGCTAGGCTAGGGATGATTATTTACATCATTCTGTGAGAGTTCTGTATCATTTAGAaacagaaatcagaaaaaatcaTTTGGGAAAAATGCACCCCTATCTCACCTGTATTTAATTTAAAGGCTCTCAGAGAGGTGTGTTCTATTCCCAAAGTTGCTTGTACTGGCATATGAATGTTAAGTCCTCCTAAGGTGACATCCCAAAATCTATGGAGTCTTTTGCATCATGCACACTGGCAACAGTTTTCAAGTGTGCATGGAGACAAGTGacttttctttgaaaatgaaaactgcATGTCATTTATAAAATGTGGTGTATAGGAAAGGACTTCCCTTTACCAGAGGTAAAAAGCATAAAAATTAAACCCCCAACCCCCACAGCAGTTCAATTCTGGTACTCACTGCTTTGATCAGCATATCCAAGTCTTTAGGTTCAAAGGTGTCAGGATTCTGATGGTTCAGGTGCTCAAACTGCTTAAGGAGAGCCTGATGGTCTATACCAGTGTCTGGAAGAACAAGGTATACAtgtaaaacattaaaataaatttgaaatcCAGAAAAATCAATAAGTCTTTCATATAGGAGCTTATGCCTTGTAAGTACCTGAGGTTCCCTGAGGACTGAATAATTTTTTCATTGTTGGAGAAAAATATAGTAacatttttaaagctgtttttccTGAAGCAGGTTGACAAACTTGGTGGTAATTTGATGGCACTACATTCCTACAAACTTGATGTAGTGCCATCAAGTTTGATGGCACTACATTTCTTCTGCTGGGTCAGTGCTGCATTGCACCTAATCATTTTACATGCACAAATTACAGCTTCTGTTTCAGCAAGAGAAAGTATGATCAATTTGAGctttacaaacaaaaaaaaaatcttattctgTTTTATATAAATGACATCACTGACATTGTGCTATACCTAAGCTAACAACATGCATATTTGTCTTGCATGGGGAAAAGTCCAACTCTTCTACTGCCCTGGATGTTTTGCAAATGACACATTTGGCCAAAGATTTATGTACAATATGGTGTAAAATTGTATCAAACCAAATAAGCAGATAGTTAAACTTCATTCGTAGAAAAAAGAGAAGTGCAAGACAGTGGAGAGTCAGGTCTTGGGTCTAAAAGGTGGAAACATTTTCTCTTCCTTGTGACAGGAGTGATACCCACCAATATCACCACACAATGCACTAAAACTACACACATTTCtaccacagcttctctgttaCCATGGTCTCTGAACACTAAAGCTACTTTCTTATGCTTTCATATGTTAAGTACAACAGTTGTGACAAGCTGTTACTagattgtttttaaacaaataaaatattctttgcTAAGCAAATTGGAAAACACGTTTTTGAATATACTGTTTTTTTACAAACTATCTGCTTTACAATCAACACTGTGTTTGTGTTAACACAAAACAGCAAACACTGGCCAGGGCAGATTTCAGCCATCATTCCTCCCTGGTGAGATCATAATTTCTGTTTAAATATATGTGCCtttgtctgtgtttgaaatattttcagaagtGTAGTAATAGACTCCAGAAAAATCAACACTAAAAAAACACCAGCCCCCAAacccatttttctccattttttacATTTAGGGGAGAAGAATAATTCTATTTGACACTATTTACTTGCCACATTACTGTATGACCTGAGACTCAACTCCTAACATTCTTCTGGCCTGAACTGATCAGTCAAGGATCCTGGTGAAAATGTTTAGAAACACACCTGGATTTGGACTGAATTTATGCTGAATATAATCTCAGGTCTAGTTGTCTGGAGGCTTTTTAACCTAATCCAGctgagaggaaagaaaagaggaggggtttgtgtgcctttttttttctttttgttgatCAGAGAGAAGACTAAGATACTAAATAGTGTTGTAGGGAAAATATTACAAGAGCAAAGATAAGGAAATCAAACCACTCTGCCTGTTGCTATTTTAATGCTCTTTGTGCATATTCCAAGATGATGTCTAGCTGTGTAGATGCAGCTGTATTTTATAGTTAATCTGACCATACTTGTGTATGATGTGAAGCACTCATGGGCAAAGCTAACTACAGACTTTGCCAAGAGTTTTTCCATCTTAGTACTCATCTGAATATTCTGAACAGGAATAATCTGCTCCCAAATGTAAGTTCTCACATTTACACTGTAAGATCTGAGGTGCTGGGGGGAATTCTTTTTCTAAAGCATGCTCTCTTAGTTACTACTGATTTATGAAGGCAGAGAGGGGCAGAAGTAATCAGTCCATTAAGCTTCACAATACCTAAAACAACTATGTACACAACCAGGTATCATTAGCTGCTGTCACCTAGCTGTGAATGTCACCATGATGTCACTGGACTGCTTCTCTGCAATAGGAACAACAGACCCATAAACATTTTTTTGCCACATCTAAATTAGCTTAGCCTGCAAGACAGATCCTTATTCTAGGAGTGTTTTATATGATGTGTTATGTATTCAATTCCTTGGGATCTCTCTCAAAAACTTGCAAACATCTTTACAATaataaaataccaaaaaattaattttctaccCCCTAAGAATATGAAATATTGTGTCATAGTTTTTCTCTTAAACACAGTCCTACTATGTTACTGGTTCTCTGTAAGTAATTTATGAATTGATGCATTACAAAAATAAGAGGTTAAAAATAAGAGGTAGAAGTATCTGAAAAATCCACTGACAAACAAGTTCAGTTATTTATAAAACAGAGATGGTTTTCTCTTCTCCCCAGTTTCCTATAAAGACAGGTCTGTAATGGCTCCAGGCCAGCTCAGAAAGGACACTCACTCCCAGTTTAGTCATTACTGGTGACAACAAACAATGCACAGCTGCTGGACTTTGACATTTCTCTAACACAGTTCCATCTGTTAACTCACCTAAATAAATTCTGTACTCTTACCTTGAACAGAATCCATTTTAGCTTTAATTAACATTCTTAATCTTGCTACCTCTTGTCTCTTTAGTTCATCCAGCCGTGTTCTCACATGGTGGCTGACTAAATCAAGCTCTCTGCTTAGCTTTCCACTCtgtcaaaaacaaaaaagtcatGCATAAACACTGGAAGAAAGAAGCCTTTAGGATTCCCGTTAGACATAAACTGCAAGACAGCAGACTAAAGGCAGTCTCTGGCAATAATGCAGTCCACACTGTAAGAATCTAACACTTTTTCAAAGAGCAAATTCAAAATTTTTATGCCTATGGTTATGGAAACAGACAGGAATCCTAAAAGCTTTCAGAAAAGAGAATTTGTAAGTATCTTAGAATACTTAGAGCCAGACCATAACCTTGAGGGAGCAATGCCTAATAACATTTGTGGCAAATTTCTTGATCAAATATTCTCAGCTGAGTTCAAAAGAACTGTGAGAAGCCCACAGAGTGCCTGATCCCTCAAGGAGGGCTGTTGGGCTTGAGGGAAGGCACAAGATGTGTATTGCAGGAACCTGGAAATGGAGAGCAATCTCCAAGGCTGACCCTAGATAcagcacagaaggaaaagaTGCCACAAGCTGCCAGCAGCAACATGAGGGAttaaagcaaacacaaaaggcAGGATCTCCTCCTTAAGTCTGTCACTTCAGACTGTTTCCTACTCATCCCTTCCTAAATTTCCAGCTCCTGAAGGGGCAATGCACAACAGCCACAGGAAGAAAGAATACAACATACATGGCTCATAATTATGGATTTAATTAACCtcaatttaactttttttttcaaacctACCTTTATTTCTTCTATGTCAGCAGTCTGGAGTTTCTCCCTGAAATGCTTATCAGTTTCCAAGACATCTATTACTTGCCTGAGATATTCATCATAATAAAGTCCTGTAtccttcaaaagaa is a window from the Zonotrichia albicollis isolate bZonAlb1 chromosome 6, bZonAlb1.hap1, whole genome shotgun sequence genome containing:
- the NUCB2 gene encoding nucleobindin-2 isoform X2 — its product is MKMLSVLPQQCLLLLTCLLMALEAVPIDIDKTKVKAEGHVEGEKVENPDTGLYYDEYLRQVIDVLETDKHFREKLQTADIEEIKSGKLSRELDLVSHHVRTRLDELKRQEVARLRMLIKAKMDSVQDTGIDHQALLKQFEHLNHQNPDTFEPKDLDMLIKAATSDLENYDKTRHEEFKKYEMMKEHERREYLKTLDEEKRKKEESKFEEMKKKHGDHPKVHHPGSKDQLKEVWEEADGLDPNEFDPKTFFKLHDVNNDGFLDEQELEALFTKELEKVYDPKNEEDDMVEMEEERLRMREHVMNEVDINKDRLVTLDEFLRATEKKEFLEPDSWETLDQQQLFTEDELKEFENHISQQEDELRKKAEELQKQKEELQRQHDQLQAQKQELQQVVKQMEQKKLQQGIPPAGPAAEHKAADAAQHPAGGDQPLPPGHVQEAAVRTDPVHP
- the NUCB2 gene encoding nucleobindin-2 isoform X3 — encoded protein: MKMLSVLPQQCLLLLTCLLMALEAVPIDIDKTKVKAEGHVEGEKVENPDTGLYYDEYLRQVIDVLETDKHFREKLQTADIEEIKSGKLSRELDLVSHHVRTRLDELKRQEVARLRMLIKAKMDSVQDTGIDHQALLKQFEHLNHQNPDTFEPKDLDMLIKAATSDLENYDKTRHEEFKKYEMMKEHERREYLKTLDEEKRKKEESKFEEMKKKHGDHPKVHHPGSKDQLKEVWEEADGLDPNEFDPKTFFKLHDVNNDGFLDEQELEALFTKELEKVYDPKNEEDDMVEMEEERLRMREHVMNEVDINKDRLVTLDEFLRATEKKEFLEPDSWETLDQQQLFTEDELKEFENHISQQEDELRKKAEELQKQKEELQRQHDQLQAQKQELQQVVKQMEQKKLQQGIPPAGPGGELKIQPRM